The Bradyrhizobium ottawaense genome window below encodes:
- a CDS encoding GGDEF domain-containing protein produces MKKPKRAGAAKAKKGRKTSAGRSKAAPKRLTRRSAGPPTRGASGDDGAKDAVRTTIRGLRAKLKEAQRRVAELEAAADTDFLLDIPNRRGFERELARAIAYMKRYRASGALIVLDVDRLKPINDSFGHGAGDEVLKAIAATLTRQVRASDVVGRLGGDEFALLLWNLSETDAKAKAAIFEQAVDELSFVFRGQEVTAGASAGVALLGAQSDPGRALEEADAAMYVRKAHRRHEPGVRLVGS; encoded by the coding sequence ATGAAGAAACCAAAAAGGGCGGGCGCTGCGAAGGCCAAAAAGGGCCGGAAAACCAGTGCCGGCCGATCCAAAGCCGCCCCAAAACGGCTGACCAGGCGTTCGGCGGGGCCGCCGACGCGCGGCGCCTCGGGCGATGATGGAGCCAAGGATGCCGTCAGGACGACGATCCGGGGCTTGCGGGCCAAGCTCAAGGAGGCGCAGCGCCGGGTCGCGGAACTGGAAGCTGCGGCCGACACCGATTTCCTGCTCGATATCCCCAACCGGCGCGGCTTCGAGCGCGAGCTCGCGCGCGCCATCGCCTACATGAAGCGCTACCGCGCCAGCGGGGCGCTGATCGTGCTCGACGTCGATCGGTTGAAGCCGATCAACGATTCGTTCGGTCATGGCGCCGGCGACGAGGTGCTCAAGGCGATTGCCGCCACGCTGACGCGGCAGGTCCGTGCCTCCGACGTGGTCGGCCGGCTCGGGGGCGACGAGTTCGCGCTGCTGCTGTGGAATCTCAGCGAGACCGACGCCAAGGCGAAGGCGGCCATCTTCGAGCAGGCGGTCGACGAATTGTCCTTTGTCTTTCGCGGCCAGGAGGTGACCGCGGGCGCCTCCGCCGGTGTCGCGCTTCTGGGGGCGCAGTCCGACCCGGGCCGCGCCCTGGAGGAGGCGGATGCCGCCATGTATGTGCGCAAGGCGCACCGGCGGCACGAGCCGGGGGTCAGGCTGGTCGGCAGCTAA
- a CDS encoding NAD(P)/FAD-dependent oxidoreductase produces MDKVDCVVIGAGVVGLAVARKLAQAGREVIVLEEAEAIGTITSSRNSEVIHAGIYYRAGSWMARMCVDGKHALYRYCAKRGIPHKNCGKLIVATSPQETEKLQSIKAHAEANGVLDMQQLTGEAARALEPALACDAALLSPSTGIIDSHAYMLSLRGEAEEAGTAFAFHTPLIRAKAANGLIEIDAGGEAPMTLQCALLVNAAGLSATNVARNIDGMPLDRIPRAYLAKGNYFSCNAKAPFSRLIYPVPEPGGLGVHLTLDMAGQARFGPDVEWIETIDYEVDPSRAERFYPAIRKYWPTLPDGALMPSYSGIRPKIVPPAVATQDFLMQGPRDHGVAGLINLFGIESPGLTSSLAIADHVAELADI; encoded by the coding sequence ATGGATAAGGTCGATTGCGTCGTCATCGGAGCCGGCGTGGTCGGGCTCGCGGTGGCTCGAAAGCTTGCGCAGGCCGGACGCGAGGTCATCGTGCTCGAGGAGGCCGAGGCGATCGGCACCATCACCTCCTCGCGCAACAGCGAGGTGATCCATGCCGGCATCTACTACCGCGCCGGGAGCTGGATGGCGCGCATGTGCGTCGACGGCAAGCACGCGCTCTACCGCTACTGCGCCAAGCGCGGCATCCCGCACAAGAATTGCGGCAAGCTGATCGTCGCGACCAGCCCGCAGGAGACCGAGAAGCTGCAATCGATCAAGGCGCATGCCGAGGCCAATGGCGTGCTCGACATGCAGCAGCTCACGGGCGAGGCGGCACGCGCGCTGGAGCCGGCGCTGGCCTGCGACGCCGCGCTGCTGTCGCCATCGACGGGCATCATCGACAGCCACGCCTACATGCTCTCGCTGCGCGGCGAAGCCGAGGAAGCCGGCACGGCGTTCGCGTTTCACACGCCGCTGATCCGCGCCAAGGCGGCGAACGGCCTGATCGAGATCGACGCCGGCGGCGAGGCGCCAATGACGCTGCAATGCGCCCTCCTCGTCAACGCCGCGGGGCTCTCGGCGACCAATGTGGCGCGCAACATCGACGGCATGCCGCTGGACCGAATTCCGCGCGCCTATCTCGCCAAGGGAAATTACTTCAGCTGCAATGCCAAGGCGCCGTTCTCGCGCCTGATCTACCCGGTGCCCGAACCCGGCGGGTTGGGAGTGCATCTGACGCTGGACATGGCAGGCCAAGCGCGCTTCGGCCCTGACGTCGAGTGGATCGAGACGATCGACTACGAGGTCGACCCGTCACGCGCCGAGCGGTTCTACCCGGCGATCCGCAAATACTGGCCGACACTGCCTGACGGCGCGTTGATGCCGAGCTATTCGGGTATCCGGCCGAAGATCGTACCGCCCGCGGTGGCCACGCAGGACTTCCTGATGCAGGGCCCGCGCGATCACGGCGTCGCTGGCCTGATCAATCTGTTCGGCATCGAATCGCCAGGACTGACGTCGTCGCTCGCGATCGCAGATCACGTCGCCGAGCTCGCAGACATCTGA
- a CDS encoding YdcH family protein, translated as MTNEDERELEAELTRLQQEHRDLDAAIDALHQSPAPDLLRLQRLKKRKLLLRDRIAFIEDQITPDIIA; from the coding sequence ATGACCAATGAAGACGAGCGTGAGCTCGAAGCCGAGCTCACCCGGTTGCAGCAGGAACACCGAGATCTCGATGCGGCGATCGATGCACTGCATCAATCGCCCGCCCCCGACCTATTGCGGTTACAGCGCTTGAAGAAGCGCAAGCTGTTGTTACGAGACCGCATCGCGTTCATCGAAGACCAGATCACCCCCGACATCATCGCCTGA
- a CDS encoding YdcH family protein, translated as MTIQAHLVELERKHKLLENELHEALVHLSTDDLQIVELKRRKLMVKDQIERLRHGDTLH; from the coding sequence ATGACAATTCAGGCACATCTCGTTGAATTGGAGCGGAAGCACAAACTTCTCGAAAACGAATTGCACGAAGCTCTCGTGCACCTTTCAACAGACGACCTGCAAATTGTTGAGTTGAAGCGCCGGAAGTTGATGGTCAAGGACCAGATCGAGCGTCTGAGGCACGGCGACACGCTCCACTAG